From Spiroplasma endosymbiont of Diplazon laetatorius:
ATTTAAATAGTTTTTCACAATCTTCATCATCTTGATTTATGAAGAATTGATAGAATTCATATTCACTTGTTTTATTTTTATCTAATCAAATAGCTCCAGATTCTGTTTTACCAAATTTTACACCATCTTTTTTAGTTAAAAGATTCATTGTAACCCCACAAGCTTTTGAGTTTTCTCTTCCAACTCTACTTGCAATGTAATCTGTACCACTAGTTATGTTTCCTCATTGGTCAGATCCACCGATTTGAACTCAACAATTTTGTTCTACATATAGTTTATAAAAATCATATCCTTGAAGCATTGTATATGAGAATTCAGTTATACTTAAACCTTTTTCGATTCTTGAAGCTATATTTTCTTTCGCTAAAAGATAAGCTAGGTTAAAGTCTTTTCCTATTTCTCTTAAAAAATCAATTAAAGACATTTTTCCTAATCAATCATTATTATTAATTACATTGATGTCTGGTATTAAAAAGTTTAATTGTTTTTTGATTGCCTCAACATTTTCTCCAACTTGTTCTAAAGTAAGTAAATTTCTTTCTTCACTTTTAAAACTAGGATCACCGATCATTCCAGTTCCACCACCCAATATAGCTATTGGTGCAAAACCATAATCTTTAAATCTTTTTAAATTTATTATTTGAATTAAGTGACCAACATGAAGAGAATCTGCTGTTGGATCAAATCCACAGTATATTCCTGCTCCATCTTTTTGAGCATTTGCTATTTTTTCTTCATTAGTTACTTGTTTAAGCAAGTCTCTTTGCTTTAGTTCTTCTAAAATGCTACGCATTATTATTTCTCCTTATTAATTACTGCTTTAGGTTTTTTTGAGTCTCCAACTTCATATACATCTTCACTCATACTTATAGAAACATCTTTTACTTTTGAATAAACTTCATCTGCTTTATCTATTATATCTACTGTTATCATTGCTAAATCTTTTGCAATTATTTTTACGTTATTTGATTTTGCAACTTCTTGTCCAATTTTTACTGTTGTTTGTCCAATTTTTTGTAAAGCTTTAAATGCTAATTCCTTTGTTTTAGCAGCATCTAATTCATCACTGGCATTTCTAATATTTGAAAGTTTCATTTCAATATTTGCAATTACTTCGTCACTTTCATTACCTTGAGATTTTTCTCAAGTCTCTTCTATTGTTGATATTAATTTTTTAATTTGTGGTCTATATTTTTTAAGATAATCTACAAAGTCAGCTCTAATTTCAACACCTTTTTTTGGTGCTAACATCATTCCAAGAAAGACTCATGAGGCTAATTTTAATAATTTAAACATTTTATTACCCCCCGATTAATCTTCTGAATTGGCAAATTCTCTTAATTTATCAACCAATTTATAAACAACGTCTTTGTTTTTTGTTGCAACTTTAACTCATGATTTAACGTTTCTTTTTGCAAAAGCATCAAATATATCAACATAGTTTGTTACTCTTGCTACTGTATCAACAGTAGCATTTAACATTTCTGATTTATATGTAAGATCTTCAAAGAAATAATCTACTTTTTTAGCTGCAATACCAACTTTTCTTAAAGTCATAATTGTATACAATGTCAAAATGATAGCTAATGCTAGTAAAATAATTATCATAACTGTTTGTGTTGTTTCAACTGAAGTTGAAGCAAATATAAGTGCTAAATTCATAAATAATCTCCTAATAATCACTAAAATTATACAACACTAAGAGCTGATTTGAAAATTAAATTGGGAATAAAAAAACTTGATAACTATTCATCGTCATCAAGTATTCCAAGTCTTTCCATTCAATTATCACTGCTTCTTTTAGATGCACTTTTCTTTTTTTCTTTAATTTGATTTGTTCAAGAAGCCTTATTGTTATTTCTTAATTGAACAAGTCTTCTTGCTCTTTCAGTTTCTGCATTATAAGCGTTATTGTAAATGTGTTTTCTTCTATCTTCAAGAGATATTTTATTCTCACTTAAAACAAGAGTATCAATATCATCGTGTATTTTATCAAAAGCATTTAAATATTGAGCTTGTAATTCAACTGTTTTTTCTAACTTTTCATCATCTTCTTTATCAATTAAAGAACTAATTTTTTTGTTTGTTTTAACTATTAATCTAGACAATTTTTGTTCTTCTTTAATAAGTTTTTTTTCAACAGTTTTTTTCTCTTTTTGAATTTCTTTATATTCAGTTTGTATATCTGACATTGTTTTTTCTATTTCTTTTTGTTGCTCATTTGTAAAAGGAAGGTTTTTCTTCTTTCTAGGTTTAATTAAAGCTACATCACCATTGTCAGAACTGTTATTTTTTCTTTTAGGAACATAAAAATTATTAGCTGTTACTTGAGAATTCATTAAACTATTGCTTTGTTTAATTTCTTCAAGTCTCTTTTTAGCTTGTTCACTTTCTAATTTTGCTTGTTCTGCTGAATTATTGTTTTTTTGGTCCATTTGGACATCACCTTATTTCTTTTTGTTTTGAAGTCTTCTAGGTTTAATAAGTTCTGGTTTTCTGTTTTCTTTTGTACTGTCTTTTAAAAGTTTATCAAATTCCTTTAACTTTTCTTCAAAGAACTCTTCTTTTACAACGTCACTCAAGAATACTTTTGATTCCATTTCTTGAATTGTTTTTTCGACTTCTTCTTCAATATTTCTGAATTTAATTTCTTTTAGTTCAAGAAGTTTGTTTTTAACTTCATCTTCAATACTTTTCTTTTTAAGTTCTCTTTTAGGAACAGCTAAGAAGATGTTTTCTTGTGGTTCTACCACTTCATCTTCTGTTTTTTGTTCTAATTCAAGTTGTCTTAGTTTATTTCTTTCATCCCTTTGATTTTGAACTTCTTGAGAAAGTCTTCTAACTCTATCCAGTTCACTTTCAACAGGTTTTGTAGCATTTTGTTCATGGAACTCTTTTGCTCTTTGTGCATAACTAACAGATTTTTGTTTTATTTTATCAACATCGGTGTAAAGATCTGCATCCACACCACCTGTTTTACGCAATTCTTCAATTTTTTGTAATTTAGCAATTACAGGGTCGTTTTCAAGTATTTCATTTTGTATATCTTGAGTTTTCTTTCTAGCTCCATCAATAATAGAACCAAGAACACCTCCGGATTTTTTAGGTTGAGTACTTGTTGTACCTAAGTTTTTTCTTATTTCTGCTAACTTATCAGTTACCGAATTACTTTCAACACTTGAATCTTCTGTTGCAAATTGTTTAGAAATTTCTTCAATTGAAAATTTGTTAGCTTCTGGATCATCTGTGAAAACAGGTTCCATATTTAGCATAGGATCATCATTATAAGTCCAATGATTAGGACTTCTTTCTTCATATCTTTCATTAGAGTTTTCAAGATCATCATTTCTGTTCTTTTTTCTAGCGAATAAATTCATAAAGTGTCCTCCTTGCTAAATACATCATTATCTATATTTTATACTTTTTATCTTATTTGAAAAAGTGTTTTCTCTACCAAATTTAGATTGTTTTTTTCCATCAATAAGTACTATATCTCCTGTGAAACCAATCTTATTTTTAGTAATAGCATCTCCTACACCATATACATCTACTGGTGTATTTTCTTTTTCAAAGTATTTTATTTTTTCTTCATTAAATCCTGAAGAAACTATTATTTTTACTTTATTGTGCCCGTTTTCATCTAATTTTTCTCTTAATAACTTAACAAGTGTTGGATTAACACCATGTAAGTTGTTATCTTTTTCTTCAAAGTTTTGAAGTGATTTATCAACTAAAGCAGGAGATGTATCTAATCTGACTGCATACACCTCTCCTTTAAAAGCTTCACAAACTTTTAATGAATCGTTCACACAGTCATTGTTATAATCAACAAGCACTACCAAGTTATTATTCGGAAAAGTCTCTCTATACGCTTTTGTAGCTTTTATTAAATCTCCATCAAAAGAAGCAATTAAAGCATGAGGCATAGTACCATTTAAGTTTGGTTCTTCATCAAGATATTCAAAAGATGCTTCTGTAACAAGATTTTTTATACCCCCAACACTAGATGCGTAACCATCTATTTGTTGATTAGAATAATAGTCCATTCTGTCATTCATGTTAAGAACAGTTTTACCATTTGCAGCTTTTAATATTTTACTTGCATTAGTAGCAATTGTAGATGCTCTTGAAAGTATTCCATCAAAAAGACCTTCAAAGTGTGCAAAATCACTATATTTTCCAGTAATTTTAAGAATAGGTTCTAATGGATTTACTATTTCTCCATCTTCAACTGCTTCCACTTGCAAATCTGTAACTTCTGATAATCTTAGAATTTCTTTTATTATTTCTATACCACAAACCATTGTTTCAGAACCCCTTTGAAATCATTGCATTGTTACAAGTTGGTTTGGTTTAAATTTGTTTAATATTTCTTTTGTTTTTTTAAAATAATCAGCTGAATAATAGTCTTGAAAGATTTTTAAATCAATATTAAATTTATTTTTCATTTAGAACCTCTCATATAGATCTACCAATGTATGAATCATTTAAATCTCATTCCATAATTCCTGGTTTATCAAATTTATTATCCTCTATTCCAAGTTCTTTAGATGAACAAAGCATACCAAAAGAATCAAAACCCTTTAATTTACCTTGATTTATTTGACTACCATCAGGCATTCAAGAACCAACAGTTGCTAGTGTTGTTAATAAACCCTCTCTAGCATTGCTGGCTCCACAAATTATTTGAATGTCTTCTTTTCCGGTAGATACCTTACATTTCGATAAGTGTGTATCTGGTATTTTTTCACACTCTATTATCTTAGCTATTATAAATTGGTTCTCGAAATCAAAATTACCAATTTGTTTTTCAACAAAGGGTTTTATAATTTCATGAAGTTCTTTATCTTCTAAATAAAAGTTTTTATCAAGATCAAATCCAAAAATATTTATTCCAACAATTTCATCATTGTGAAATAAAAGTTCACAATTGTCTTGTTTTTTTGTTTCTGTTATATTTTTACTCTTGAATAAAACCCCTATAGTATTGAAGTTTTTGATATATCTTGAAAATAATTTCATACTAATTCGCCTTCTTTTCTATTGGAATAATGTCAAAACAATTATATAATATAATAAGTCTTTTATATAGAGGAGGAATTATGAAAATTGCAATTTTAATTGACTCTTCTTGTGGAGTTAAGGATGTAAGTAAATATAAAGATTTACACCTTGTTCCATTGATGATTACCAAAGAAGATGGACAGCAAATAGCTGATGATGAAAATTTAAGTATGGATGAGTTTTATAAATTAAACGATTCACAATTATTAAAAACATCACAGTCTATCCCTGGTAATGTTATGGGTAAATGAGATGAATTATTGAAAGAATATGATGAAGTTGTTTGTTTACTAATTTCAAAAGGTCTTTCAGGACAATATAATACATTTAAGATGTTTTCCCAAGAAGATGAATATAAAGATAAAATACATGTAATTGACACAAACGGTGTAAGTATCGTTATTAAACGTCAATTAGAATTAGTTGAAAAACTAATTGAAGAAGGTAAAAACGGTCAAGAGATCACACAGATAGTAGAAGAACACTATAACAAAACAACTGGTTATATTATTCCAAAATCACTTGATCAATTAGTTCGTGGTGGAAGAATTAGTAAAGCTGCTGCAGGACTTGCAAAAATATTGAAAATAACTCCAATATTAAAATATAACGGAGAAATCGATAAGCAAGATAAAACAAGAACATTTAAGAAGGCTGTAGAAACAGCACTTGGATTATTAAAAACTGAGTACTCAAAGAACGATATCGTAGACATCGCTTATTCAAGAACAGATAAAGAAACTCTTGAAATGGTTAAGGAAATAGTTGATCTTGCAGGATTGAAAATAGGTTTATTAGAAGAAATGCCAAATACAATTACTTGTCATACAGGTAGAGAGACTTTTGCATTTATGCCTAACCAAATTTGAGGAGAAAAATTATGAAAATAGCTGTAATCACCGATTCGTCAAGTGGTGTTAATAGTTTAGAAGGTTTTAAGGACCTTTACTTAGTACCATTGATGATTACTACTGATGATGGGCAGCAAATAGCTGACGATCAAAACTTAGTTGCTGATGAATTTTATAAATTAAATGATTCACAATTATTAAAAACATCACAATCTATTCCAGGTGTGATGATGACAAAATGAGATGAGTTATTAAAAGAATACGATGAAGTTATTTGTCTATTACTTTCAAAAGGACTTTCAGGTCAGTACAATACATTTAGAATGTTTTCACAAGAAGATGAATATAAAGGTAAAGTACATGTTGTTGATACAAACAGTGTAAGTATCATTTTAAAGCGTCAACTAGAATTAACAGTAAAATTGATTAATGAAGGTAAAACTGGTCAAGAAATAAAAGATATATTGGAAGAACACTATAACAAAACAACTGGTTATATTATTCCAAAATCACTTGATCAATTAGTTCGTGGTGGAAGAATTAGTAAAGCTGCTGCAGGACTTGCAAAAATATTGAAAATAACTCCAATATTAAAATATAACGGAGAAATAGACAAACAAGGTAAGACAAGAACTTTTAAAAAAGCTGTAGAAGAAGCACTTCTACTTTTAAAAGAAAATTATCCAAATAGTAATATCGTAGATATTGCTTATTCAAGAGCAGATAAAGATACTCTTGAACTTGTAAAAGAAGTAATTAAGGATTGTGGTTATGAAATCGGTTTATGAGATGAATTGCCAAATACAATTACTTGTCATACAGGTAGAGAAACATTTGCTTTAATGCCTTACCAAACTTGAGGGGAAAAATTATGAAAATAGCAATAATAACTGATTCAGCAAGTGGTGTTCCAAACATTAATGAAGTAAAAGACTTATATTTAGTACCATTAATGATAACTAAAGAAGACGGAACTCAAATAGCTGATGACGAATTGTTCAAACCAGATTCATTTTATGAATTAAATGACTCACAACTATTAAAAACATCACAATCTATTCCAGGAACAATGATGACAAAATGAGATGAGTTATTAAAAGAATATGATCAAATAGTATGTATTTTAATTTCAAAAGGACTTTCAGGTCAATACAATACTTGTAAAATGCTTGCCCAAGAAGATGAGTATAAAGGTAAAGTATTTGTTGCAGACACTAACGGTGTAAGTACAGTTTTAAGAACTCAAGTTGAGATAGCTTTAAAATTAGCTAATGAAGGTAAAAACGGTCAAGAGATTGAAGATGAAATAAATAAATCAAATGATAAATTTAGTTTATTTATTATTCCTAAAGCTTTAGATCATTTGGTTCGTGGTGGAAGAATTAGTAAAGCTGCTGCAGGACTTGCAAAGTTCTTAAAAATAACTCCAATACTAAAATATGATGGAAAAATTGATAAACACGGAAAAGAAAGAACTTTTAAAAAAGCTATAGAAGAAGTAGTTAGAATTTTAAAAGAGTTCGGTGATGATCAATTTGTTGATGTATCTTACTCAAGAATCGACGAAGAATATTTAGATATAGTAAAAACAGCAATTGAAAAAGCTGGATTAAAAGTAAGACTTTATGATGAAATGCCAAATACTATAACTTGTCATACAGGTAGAGAAACATTAGCATTAGCTGCATGAAAAAAATAAGGAGAAATGTATATGAAAATAGGAATATTAGTAGATAGTTCAACTGGTTTTATTGAAAAAGAACATAATACTAAACTAGTAAGAGTAATACCACTTCATTTAATTGTTAATGATAAAGATGATTATTTAGACACACCTGAAGTTGTTAAGGAAAAAGAATTAATGAAAATACTTGCTGGAGGAAGTAAAACAACTACAAGTCAGGCCTCTCCAGGAGAATTAATGAATAAGTATGATGAAATGTTAAAAGAATTTGATCATATTATTCATATGACAATTCCAGCAAACCTTTCTGGAATGCACCAAACAGCTATAATGATTGCAAATGATGATGACTACAAAGGAAAAGTTACTATAATAAAAAACTTTTTGGCAGCAAACTGTGCACAATTATTGGCACTTAAATTTGCCCAAATGGTTGAAGAAGGAATTGAAGATCCAAAAGCTTTCCAAGCAGAATCAGATGAATGATCAAAAAATTCATTTACCGCTATTGTACCAAGTGATTTACAAAAAATGTCTAAGGGTGGAAGAGCAAACTCACTATTAATAACTATGTTAAAAATGATGAAAACTAAAGTTGCTATCCAATGATTAGAAAAACCTAAAAAAATTGGTATGGGAAGAACATATGGAGCTGTTTTAGATAAAATGATAGCAGCACTAAAAAAAGATATAAAAGATGAATTTGAACTACTTTTTGTTCATTTACCAGAAGCTAACAAAATACACATGGATCAAATAAAAAACTACTTAAAAGATAATAATTTAGAATATAAAGAAGAATTAGTGCCAAATGTTTATCCTTGACATGCAGGGATTGATACAATGGCTCTTATAGCAATTAAAAAATCTTTAATAGCAAAAAAATAACGCTTATTGCGTTATTTTTTGTTTCTTAATGGCAAGGATAGCAGGACTTGAACCCACGACACTCGGATTTGGAGTCCGATGTTCTACCAACTGAACTATATCCCTAATAAAAAAATACCCTTTCGGGTATTGATATTTCTTATTGGCAGGGGTAGCAGGACTTGAACCCACGACACTCGGATTTGAAGTCCGATGTTCTACCAACTGAACTATACCCCTATTTAATACTTTTTAATTATAACATTAAAAAGTTTTATGTATAGAATATGCTCTCTTTATTTGCATTTTTTACAAATTCCATGAAGCTCTAACTTGAAGTGTTCAAGATCCATATCTTTGTCCTCTAAAATATTTGAAAATCTTACAAATAGCTCATTTGCCAGTGATGGACTTTCTAAATCCTCTAAAGAACCACAAACATCACAACTAATGTGCATTAACTGTGGAGATATTGCTTCATATATAATTTGCTTACCATTTATTGTGTTTGCAAATAATAAGTGCATTTCTAAGAATAAATCTATGTTGTTATATATAGACATAACATTTACACTACCAAGATCTTCTTCCACCATTGAAATTAATTCGTTAATTGTGAAATGTTTTTTAGTAGCAATTATTTTTAACATAGACAGTCTTACGTCAGTAAGTTTAACTTTTTTGCTTTTGAATAATTCTAAATAATCGTTAATTTTATTTTCCATAAACTATTTAGTTAAATTTTCAATTACCGCTAAAAGGTCGCTTACTTTTTTAATAGATAATAGTTCATCATCTGATATTGAGATATTTAATTTATCTTCTAAAGTAACTATCATGTCCATTAAATCTAGTGAATCTAATCCCATTGATTTAAATTCTGAATTGTTACTTATAGTACCTTTAGCACCTTTATTTAAAAGTGCTTTTTTTATTTCTTCAAAATAATTCATTTCTAATCACCATAAATAATTATATATTAAATTAATTTAAAATTCCAAGTATATGTACGATTAGTCAACTTATAATCTACATTTATCATTGTTGGGTGTGTCAAATCATTTACACTGTAGCTTAAATTTATTGAATTATTTTTTGGTCCAAGTTTGTTAAATTCTAATAAAAAATAGTATTTGAATTCATTCATTTTGAAATATTTTTGTTTGGAAAAATTAATCATATAAATTTTTTGTTCTAAACTAAAGTTTATAGTTAAATCACTTTTAGCAAAATCTTTTTTCTCCGGTACTGTTGGTTTTTCAATTTCTTCCACATTATTTCCTTGATCTATATTCGTATTTGCAGCTTTTGTATAAAAAAATACAAAAAATCCCAGAACAGAAAATAAAGATATACAAATTATTGAAACACAAATTCATTTAGATATTTTTTTCTTTTTCATTGATGTAATTTATTATCCTTTCTTTGTTTTTTCAACCTATATTATTTAGTTCATCAGTTTTATAAGATATTAAATAAGAGAAAGTGTAATTTTCAGTTTCACTTGAATAACTTATATTATAATTATTTTTATTCAATTTTTCCGAAACATAATCAATAGAAAATAATCTAGAGTTTAAGTTTAATTCTCTATTATAAATAATTTCATTATTGTATAGAGGGTTTCATAAAACACCTTCGGTTCCTAATTCGCTTTCCTCTATTGTGTTTTTAGGAAAAGAGTAATTTGTTATGTTCTTATTTTTTATTTCATACTTATCTTCAATAACTTTAACTTCATCACTTATTTTCTTAATTGCATAGTAATCACTATAATCAAAACTACTCTTTAATTTAGGTGTTGATGTTAAAGATGTTGTTCTATTTAAACCTTCAAGGTAATTTTTCATAAAGGTATTCATTTTATTACCTAAAACAGAATCACTAATAGAGTTTCAAGAAGTATAATTACTTCTAAGTTCCATAACAGGATCAATTGTGTTGGTAGATCTTCGTTTAACATCAATAACAATATCGTTTCTTAACAAATCAAAATAGTGTCTATTATATTTATTATTAAAATCATAATTAAAATAACCATAAGCAAGATTTGCAATAGTTGTTGTGCTTCTATTGTTGGAATATTTATGTTGAGTTAGATTTCTTCTATCTATTTCAATACTTCCATAATTTGTGTGAGGTTTGATGTATTCACCCTCTACGTTATAACTTGCACTGTAAGAAATAAACAAGTTTTGCTGATCTTCTATATAAGAAGCTGGTATGTCAACTTCTATAAAATCAAAATCACTTAGAGTAAATACACCATTTCTTTTCCCAGTTATTTTATATGATGGTATGTCAAACTTTTCTTCTTTACCATTCTTAATTAATTCAACACCCTCTTTGGTTCTAATATAAAGTTGTATAGCACCAGATTTAAAATTTAGTGTCGTTTCATCCTTTTTAGACTCTTGAAAGAATCTTCTAAAATAATCATATCCATCAGCATTTGATATACTGGGTCTTATAAATAATCTATAATACTCTTTTTTATTAAAAATATACTTTTCATTAATAAATATGGCGTCTAACCCCATTTTTTCACTATCGACTCGACTAACTTTAATAAACTCCTTGTCTTGAAGTTCTTCTGAAAATTTTATCTCGTCTTTTAAACTAATATCTAAAATATAAATCACCTCAAATATGTAATCGACTTTTAGATAAAAAAAATCTTCTTTTTTAAAAGAAGATTAAGTTTCTTAAATGGGGCGTGTAAGGGGAATTGAACCCCCGAGTGCCGGAACCACAATCCGGTGCGTTAACCACTTCGCCATACACGCCATATAATGTTTCACCTACTTATTATACTAAAAAAATATTTTAAGTGGCAAAAAACAACAAAAAAAATACAACTAAATGTTGTATTTTAAGACACTGTAAGAATTTCAGGTTTTTCAAGAATAGATTTAACCCTTGCAAGGAATTGTCCTGCTTCTGCTGCATCTATTGTTCTTTGATCAACTGTTAAACTCATATTCATAATTGCTTTTATTGCAAGTTTTTCATTATCCACAACCACTGGCTTTTTAACAATCTTACCAACTCCAATTACAGCTGCGTTTGGATAGAAAATTGTTGGAGTTGCTTGAATTGCTCCTATATTACCATAGTTAGCAATTGTTATAGTGCTTCCCTCTGATTCATAATCATAAAGTTCTCCAGATCTAAGTCTTGTAGTTACTTCTTTTATATCTATTGCAACCTCTTTAATTGATAACTTTTCTACAAATTTTAGTACAGGTATAATTAAACCTTCGCTTGTTTCAGTTGCTAAACCAATATTGTGGTATTTTTTAATAACCACTTCATTTGTTTCTGCATCATAACTTGAATTTAATTTAGGATAATCCTCTAAAGCTATAGAAATAGATTTTGCTATAAATGATATAGTTGTAAATTTAATATGACTTTGTGTTTGTTTTAACATGTGTTTTAATTTTAAAATTGAACTCATATCAATTTCAGTAGAAATAGTTAAAGGAGGTACAAAGTTTTGACTTAAAATCATTGATTTAACAGCTGGATTTCTGTTTTCATTAATTTTTTCTCTTTCAATAACTTTATGTACATCATTAGATTCGAATTGTAAGTATCCAACTGAATTATCTGGTTTATCTTGTTCAAAGTTAACATCTTTGATGTTTTCTTTTTCTCTTTCTAATCTTTCTAATTCAAGTTTTTCTCTTATATCTTTTTCAACTCTTTCAATAATTTCTTGCTCTAATCTAGCTCTTTCTTCTTCTTGACGTTGTTTTTCTTTTAATTCGTTTGCAAATGCATTAATTTCTTCTTTGATAATTGATTTTAAATCGTTTGCATTAACTTCTTTGTTTGGTTCTTTCTTTTGATTCATACTTTGCATCATGTTTTGCATTAACATGTATTGCATCATTTGTCCAAATGTATCAGTTCCAGCGTTGAAGTTAGATTGTTGATTTAACTTAGAAGTTGCAGCGTTTAATTGGTTTTGCTCTTTTAAAGTTTTTTGTAATTCTTTTATTTGATCTTTTAAGAAATCCACAGTTTCATCAGCAGTTTTTTTATCTGATGCTTTTGCAAGTTCACTATCTTTTTTACTAATTTCAGTTTTAATTTCTTTTTGAACAACTTTTGGAGTTTTAACCAATAATGAATCGTGAGCAATTTCTTCTAATTCATCTGCGGGAGCGCTCATACCAAGTTCTGTTGTTCTTTCAATATACTCTGCTTCATCTTTATAAGCAGTATATAAGTTTGTAGCTCTTAATCAGTTTTCAAATTCTTGTTTACCTTTTGGAGTTTCGTTGTAAGGCATAAACACCATAGCCCCTGTTGAAGGATCTTGTTGAGGAACTTCTCTTAAAAATTCTTTTGGTATACCAATTTCTTTAACTTTTTTACTGTATTGAAGATTTTCTTGTTTCAATCCTCTTTCAACAGCTTCTCTTCTTTGGTTTATAACACTTCTTTCATCTCTACTTTTCATGATATCTCATCTTCTTGAAGTGTCATATAGATTTGAAAGTTTTGATTCAGCATAAGTTTTACTTGATTTATGACCAATTTCTTCCATAAGTTCTTTTGGTTTCTTTTTAGGCATAACAACACCACCATATGGGTTTAAATCATTTGCATCAATTGTTGTTGCTTCTTCATCATCTACATAAGAACCATATGAAACACCAAATTGACCATCTTCACTGGCCCCTTGTCTCATAAATGTATCATCTGATTTTACTTCAAGATTTTTTTGTTTCATTCTTTCAACCTCTTGTGCTTTTTGAATTGGATCAACAACTTCTTTAGGTCTCTGGCTATCAAGAATTGCATTGTCTTTTGTAGCTACAATATCTCTTTCAAGAACACTTGGATCTCCACCGGCTTTATTTAACTTCTCAATTCTTGCTTGAATTATGTTTCTCATAATTAAAGGACGACCTTTTTCGTCAGTTTTTGACATTGCATTAATTTCTTCATCAGCTTCCTGTACTTCTTTAAAGTCATTTTCTTCTAAAAGTTTTTCTTTTCTTGCTTGAACAAGTTGTCTAAACTTACTTACACCAGCTGTGTTATTTGTAGAAAATAGATTACCTCCATCTTCTGCTTTAACATCTTCATTTGTCATTTTAAGTAACTCTTCTTTTGTTAAGTCACCCATTATTTTATTTTGAGGGGCATTCTTAATTGAGTCTCTAATATTTGCTCTCATCTGAGCAAATCTGTCTTTGGGTTGTTCATTTGCTTGACTCATATCATTATCCCTCTCTTCTAATTTTTTGACTT
This genomic window contains:
- a CDS encoding DegV family protein; translation: MKIGILVDSSTGFIEKEHNTKLVRVIPLHLIVNDKDDYLDTPEVVKEKELMKILAGGSKTTTSQASPGELMNKYDEMLKEFDHIIHMTIPANLSGMHQTAIMIANDDDYKGKVTIIKNFLAANCAQLLALKFAQMVEEGIEDPKAFQAESDEWSKNSFTAIVPSDLQKMSKGGRANSLLITMLKMMKTKVAIQWLEKPKKIGMGRTYGAVLDKMIAALKKDIKDEFELLFVHLPEANKIHMDQIKNYLKDNNLEYKEELVPNVYPWHAGIDTMALIAIKKSLIAKK
- a CDS encoding Fur family transcriptional regulator gives rise to the protein MENKINDYLELFKSKKVKLTDVRLSMLKIIATKKHFTINELISMVEEDLGSVNVMSIYNNIDLFLEMHLLFANTINGKQIIYEAISPQLMHISCDVCGSLEDLESPSLANELFVRFSNILEDKDMDLEHFKLELHGICKKCK
- a CDS encoding acyl carrier protein, with protein sequence MNYFEEIKKALLNKGAKGTISNNSEFKSMGLDSLDLMDMIVTLEDKLNISISDDELLSIKKVSDLLAVIENLTK
- a CDS encoding 2-oxo acid dehydrogenase subunit E2, whose amino-acid sequence is MVHLRARNLPSKGILKEWLFSGEEITFGQDFALIELDDGTKVNIKSNYNGVVTKTIHLNSAVKNGSILANIAVGDKEIQKFKSRHYKKGDVQHIPEEEVFIGDGEHEPNLKPVETDADLFSGAVMYDRYNQAITPFSTGRDDIMDSPEKVKKLEERDNDMSQANEQPKDRFAQMRANIRDSIKNAPQNKIMGDLTKEELLKMTNEDVKAEDGGNLFSTNNTAGVSKFRQLVQARKEKLLEENDFKEVQEADEEINAMSKTDEKGRPLIMRNIIQARIEKLNKAGGDPSVLERDIVATKDNAILDSQRPKEVVDPIQKAQEVERMKQKNLEVKSDDTFMRQGASEDGQFGVSYGSYVDDEEATTIDANDLNPYGGVVMPKKKPKELMEEIGHKSSKTYAESKLSNLYDTSRRWDIMKSRDERSVINQRREAVERGLKQENLQYSKKVKEIGIPKEFLREVPQQDPSTGAMVFMPYNETPKGKQEFENWLRATNLYTAYKDEAEYIERTTELGMSAPADELEEIAHDSLLVKTPKVVQKEIKTEISKKDSELAKASDKKTADETVDFLKDQIKELQKTLKEQNQLNAATSKLNQQSNFNAGTDTFGQMMQYMLMQNMMQSMNQKKEPNKEVNANDLKSIIKEEINAFANELKEKQRQEEERARLEQEIIERVEKDIREKLELERLEREKENIKDVNFEQDKPDNSVGYLQFESNDVHKVIEREKINENRNPAVKSMILSQNFVPPLTISTEIDMSSILKLKHMLKQTQSHIKFTTISFIAKSISIALEDYPKLNSSYDAETNEVVIKKYHNIGLATETSEGLIIPVLKFVEKLSIKEVAIDIKEVTTRLRSGELYDYESEGSTITIANYGNIGAIQATPTIFYPNAAVIGVGKIVKKPVVVDNEKLAIKAIMNMSLTVDQRTIDAAEAGQFLARVKSILEKPEILTVS